From the genome of Ignavibacteriales bacterium, one region includes:
- the lepB gene encoding signal peptidase I, producing MSFQEKLKNFFKKKEKPKPTTIAGKIAEFFKQLGFAGIAALFIITFIIQNTRIPTGSMEDTILVGDFVLVNKFIYGSSSPRYIPFTEVALPFFTLPALKEPKAKDIVVFEYPGDRDQLEPTEKNVNYVKRCIGTPGDTIVIKDKVVFVNGKEFWKPPFIKYYRGQYGSYLRPAPEGYTEPRIFPKGMQWNEDNYGPLVIPKKGMTIPLNIYNVEQWRTIIDRENGKRVVELKGNAVVVDKIPVSSYTFKKDYYFMMGDNRDDSLDSRFWGLVPRDAVVGEAFITLFSWDREIPFSELFKLLGSIRPDRVLKLLH from the coding sequence TTGTCATTTCAGGAAAAACTGAAAAACTTTTTTAAGAAAAAAGAAAAGCCTAAACCAACTACAATTGCCGGTAAGATTGCAGAGTTCTTTAAACAGTTAGGATTTGCAGGAATAGCCGCTTTATTTATTATAACATTTATTATACAAAACACTCGAATCCCGACAGGATCTATGGAGGACACAATTCTTGTTGGAGATTTTGTTCTTGTAAATAAGTTTATATATGGATCAAGTTCACCTCGATATATTCCATTTACAGAAGTGGCGCTTCCATTCTTTACTCTTCCGGCATTAAAAGAACCTAAAGCAAAAGATATAGTTGTATTTGAATATCCAGGAGATCGAGATCAGCTTGAACCAACTGAAAAAAATGTGAACTATGTTAAAAGATGTATCGGAACACCGGGCGACACAATTGTGATTAAAGACAAAGTAGTTTTTGTAAATGGAAAAGAATTTTGGAAACCACCATTTATTAAATATTACCGCGGACAGTATGGCAGTTATCTTAGACCTGCTCCGGAAGGATATACAGAACCAAGAATTTTTCCTAAAGGAATGCAATGGAATGAAGACAATTATGGCCCACTAGTTATACCTAAAAAAGGGATGACAATTCCACTAAACATTTATAACGTAGAACAATGGCGAACTATTATTGATAGAGAAAACGGTAAAAGAGTTGTCGAACTTAAAGGCAATGCAGTTGTGGTTGATAAAATTCCGGTTTCATCCTACACGTTTAAAAAAGATTACTACTTTATGATGGGTGATAATAGAGATGATAGTCTGGATAGCCGTTTTTGGGGCTTGGTCCCTCGCGATGCTGTAGTTGGCGAAGCGTTTATTACCTTATTTTCATGGGATAGAGAAATTCCATTTTCAGAATTGTTTAAATTATTAGGCTCTATTAGACCTGATAGAGTTTTAAAATTACTGCACTAA
- the gatB gene encoding Asp-tRNA(Asn)/Glu-tRNA(Gln) amidotransferase subunit GatB, translating into MNTKYEAVIGLEVHTQLLTNSKIFCGCSTKFGNNPNSNTCPVCLGHPGVLPVLNKKVVEFTALMGLATNCRINERSIFARKNYFYPDLPKGYQISQYEEPICENGFIEVNPKDSESKKIGITRIHIEEDAGKSIHDQSSATLVDVNRCGVPLMEIVSEPDIRTPEEAYLYLSKIKQIVQYLGICDGNMEEGSLRCDANISVRLKGEEKFGVKTEVKNMNSFRNVERAIEFEVKRQIEMIEDGETIVQQTLLWNADANEAHPMRSKEEAHDYRYFPDPDLLPVIVDENWKSEIAKSLPELPDAKQKRFISDYSLSVYDSEILTQTKSLAEYYENVISVTDDYKTACNWVTSEVLAVINEKKIDISDFTVTPLNLGKLINLIKDGTISGKIAKDIFPVMIGSNSDPEQIVKEKNLVQISDTSEIKSIIIKIITANPAQVEEYKAGKEKVFGFFVGQVMKESKGKANPKIVNEILLKALST; encoded by the coding sequence ATGAATACAAAATACGAAGCAGTAATAGGTTTAGAAGTTCACACCCAACTTTTAACAAACTCAAAAATTTTTTGCGGATGTTCAACTAAGTTTGGCAATAATCCAAACAGTAATACTTGTCCTGTATGTCTTGGGCATCCGGGAGTTTTACCTGTTTTGAATAAAAAGGTTGTTGAGTTTACAGCATTAATGGGTTTAGCAACAAACTGTCGAATCAATGAGCGGTCTATCTTTGCAAGAAAAAATTATTTCTATCCGGATTTACCAAAAGGTTATCAAATTTCTCAGTACGAAGAACCAATATGTGAAAACGGATTTATTGAAGTTAACCCTAAAGATTCTGAATCTAAAAAAATTGGAATAACTAGAATCCATATAGAAGAAGATGCCGGAAAATCTATACACGATCAAAGCTCTGCAACTTTGGTTGATGTGAACAGATGCGGAGTTCCTTTGATGGAAATAGTTAGTGAACCAGATATTCGAACACCAGAAGAAGCATATTTATATTTAAGTAAAATTAAACAGATTGTTCAGTATCTCGGAATTTGTGATGGAAACATGGAAGAAGGTTCACTTAGATGCGATGCAAATATTTCAGTGCGATTAAAAGGTGAAGAAAAGTTTGGTGTTAAAACTGAAGTTAAAAATATGAACTCATTCCGTAACGTTGAGCGCGCAATTGAGTTTGAAGTTAAAAGACAGATTGAAATGATTGAAGATGGTGAAACAATTGTTCAACAAACACTTTTATGGAATGCTGATGCTAATGAAGCACATCCTATGCGCAGTAAAGAAGAAGCACACGATTATAGATACTTTCCTGATCCCGATTTACTGCCCGTAATTGTTGATGAGAATTGGAAATCCGAAATCGCAAAAAGTTTACCAGAATTACCAGATGCAAAACAAAAAAGATTTATTTCAGATTATTCACTTTCTGTTTATGATTCAGAAATTTTAACCCAAACAAAATCGCTTGCTGAATATTATGAAAATGTTATTTCGGTAACTGATGATTACAAAACTGCTTGTAATTGGGTAACAAGCGAAGTTCTTGCAGTTATTAATGAAAAGAAAATTGATATTTCGGATTTCACTGTAACACCGTTAAATTTGGGTAAGCTGATTAATCTTATAAAAGATGGAACAATAAGCGGTAAAATTGCTAAAGATATTTTCCCGGTAATGATAGGAAGTAATTCCGATCCCGAACAAATAGTAAAAGAAAAAAATCTTGTTCAGATCTCTGATACTTCTGAGATTAAATCGATCATAATAAAAATTATTACTGCAAATCCAGCACAAGTTGAAGAATACAAAGCTGGAAAAGAAAAAGTTTTTGGATTTTTTGTCGGACAGGTGATGAAAGAATCAAAAGGGAAAGCAAATCCAAAAATTGTTAATGAGATTTTACTAAAAGCATTATCAACTTAG
- a CDS encoding T9SS type A sorting domain-containing protein yields MFGVENTVWLAPDNWKVKSYIPTTNVDLSYLGFPAFKIPGLASNITTSITSLEENNSKVVKDFQLYQNFPNPFNPNTKIHYFIPNIITAAGRNLNVVIKIYDVLGNEIKTLVNEEKPAGNYEFDFIASYLPSGVYFYRLQAGHFSQTKKMILLK; encoded by the coding sequence ATGTTTGGTGTTGAAAATACAGTTTGGTTAGCACCAGACAATTGGAAAGTTAAAAGTTATATTCCAACAACAAATGTTGATTTATCATATTTGGGATTTCCAGCCTTTAAAATTCCTGGACTAGCATCAAACATTACAACATCAATTACAAGTTTGGAAGAAAATAATTCTAAAGTAGTAAAAGATTTTCAATTATATCAGAATTTTCCAAATCCATTTAATCCAAATACAAAAATTCATTATTTTATTCCAAATATCATTACAGCCGCAGGTAGAAATCTAAATGTTGTAATTAAAATTTATGATGTATTAGGAAATGAAATTAAAACTCTTGTTAACGAAGAAAAACCGGCGGGGAATTATGAATTTGATTTCATTGCATCGTATTTACCAAGCGGAGTTTATTTCTACCGATTGCAGGCAGGCCATTTTTCTCAAACAAAAAAAATGATATTACTTAAATGA
- the pepF gene encoding oligoendopeptidase F, which produces MFNKSLTNFFHSLENQSTEIPTRDTIDEKYKWNLKDIYINDEEWEKDFKWVENNISNYIQFEGTLSKSAENLLACLKFDDEVGIKLERLYLYSMLSKDSDMRISKYQGMDDRIKTIYSKVLAASSYIKPELLKIDEKELLDLLSSNPDLEIYRHSFDDLFRFRKHTLDKEQEELLAMAGDVTQVSYNAYSLLTNADLRFPVIPGENGTEIEMSHSRFYSALYSKNRDYRKRAFKAYLNPFMENVNSLSALFNGNLKSNIFYARARKYNSAQEAALDKNNIPLSVYTNLVDTVNNNFQPMHRWSALKKKLLGLDELHTYDAYVTLFDQKLEKKYNYDEAKQIVFASLKVMGEDYLTSLKKAFDNRWIDVYETKAKRSGAYSSGSTYGVHPYVLLNWTDLLNDVFTLAHEMGHNMHSYYTGLNQPFTYANYSIFLAEVASTFNESLLLEHLINISESKEEKLFLLEKYLNNITTTVYRQVMFAEFEATTHSKVENGEALTPDVLCNLYRDVYQKYWGPEMIIDTEETYTWARVPHFYYNFYVYQYATGFAASEALALKVKTEGEPAVKKYLDFLKAGSSDYPINILKKAGVDMNSQEPILAVTKKMNQLIDEIENLI; this is translated from the coding sequence ATGTTCAATAAAAGCCTAACCAATTTTTTTCATTCGCTAGAAAATCAATCAACCGAAATACCTACTCGTGATACTATTGATGAAAAGTATAAATGGAATTTGAAAGATATTTATATAAACGATGAAGAGTGGGAAAAAGATTTTAAGTGGGTAGAAAATAATATTTCTAACTACATTCAATTTGAAGGAACATTAAGTAAATCGGCAGAAAATCTTTTAGCATGCCTAAAATTTGATGATGAAGTAGGGATTAAATTAGAACGCTTGTATCTCTATTCGATGCTTTCAAAAGACAGCGATATGAGAATTTCAAAGTACCAGGGAATGGATGATAGAATAAAAACAATCTATTCTAAAGTGCTTGCTGCAAGTTCATACATCAAACCAGAGCTTCTCAAAATTGATGAAAAAGAATTGTTAGATTTACTTAGTTCAAATCCTGATTTAGAAATTTACCGTCATAGTTTTGATGATCTTTTCCGATTTAGAAAACATACATTGGATAAAGAGCAGGAAGAACTGCTTGCCATGGCTGGTGATGTAACACAGGTTTCTTACAATGCATACTCGCTGTTAACAAATGCGGATTTGAGATTTCCAGTAATTCCTGGAGAAAACGGAACCGAAATTGAGATGTCACACTCGAGGTTTTATTCTGCTTTGTATTCCAAAAACAGAGATTACCGCAAGCGAGCTTTTAAAGCTTACTTAAATCCTTTTATGGAAAATGTTAATTCATTAAGTGCGCTGTTTAACGGAAATCTAAAATCAAACATATTTTATGCACGAGCTCGAAAATATAACTCAGCGCAGGAAGCGGCTTTGGATAAAAATAATATTCCACTTTCCGTTTATACGAATCTTGTTGATACCGTAAATAATAATTTCCAACCAATGCACAGATGGTCCGCATTAAAGAAAAAACTTCTTGGCCTAGATGAACTGCACACTTACGATGCCTATGTTACTTTGTTCGATCAGAAACTTGAAAAAAAATACAACTATGATGAAGCCAAACAAATTGTTTTTGCTTCATTAAAAGTTATGGGTGAAGATTATCTTACCTCTCTTAAAAAAGCTTTTGATAATAGATGGATTGATGTTTACGAAACTAAAGCAAAACGTAGCGGCGCTTATTCATCAGGTTCAACATACGGTGTTCATCCTTATGTTTTATTAAATTGGACTGATTTATTGAATGATGTTTTTACACTTGCGCATGAAATGGGACATAACATGCATTCATATTATACAGGATTAAATCAACCATTTACTTATGCAAATTATTCAATCTTTCTTGCAGAGGTTGCATCAACTTTTAACGAAAGTCTTTTGCTTGAGCATTTAATTAATATTTCTGAATCAAAAGAAGAAAAACTTTTCTTGCTTGAAAAATATCTTAACAACATTACAACTACTGTATACAGACAAGTGATGTTCGCAGAGTTTGAAGCAACAACGCATTCTAAAGTTGAAAACGGCGAAGCATTAACTCCCGATGTATTATGTAATCTCTACAGAGATGTTTATCAAAAATATTGGGGACCGGAAATGATAATTGATACTGAGGAAACATATACTTGGGCACGTGTACCACATTTTTATTATAATTTTTATGTATATCAGTATGCAACCGGTTTTGCAGCATCGGAAGCACTTGCATTAAAAGTAAAGACGGAAGGTGAACCAGCAGTAAAAAAATATTTAGATTTTCTTAAAGCAGGGAGTTCGGATTATCCAATTAATATTTTAAAGAAAGCCGGTGTGGATATGAATTCGCAGGAACCAATTTTGGCAGTTACAAAAAAAATGAATCAACTAATTGATGAAATAGAAAACTTAATTTGA
- a CDS encoding heavy-metal-associated domain-containing protein, with translation MKKIILIDGMTCEHCVMAVKKELQKLDAQNLEVKIGEASIEFDENKLKEEVIKAAIEEAGYHVVG, from the coding sequence ATGAAAAAAATAATATTGATTGATGGAATGACCTGCGAGCACTGTGTGATGGCAGTAAAAAAAGAATTACAAAAACTTGACGCACAGAATCTTGAGGTTAAAATTGGTGAAGCTTCAATTGAGTTTGATGAAAACAAATTAAAAGAAGAAGTAATAAAAGCGGCGATTGAAGAAGCTGGTTATCATGTTGTCGGATGA
- a CDS encoding copper-translocating P-type ATPase, with amino-acid sequence MIKTEKISLPVDGMTCASCVARVEKTVKKFEGVSNVTVNLATEKVTLDFDPAIVDLNKIAETVEDIGYKLDLSALQKNESSKQELNNYVDSHLKELRSELIFAIVLTIPIAIINMGMMWEGFFLNNFLTVGQINKLLLILTTPVIFISGKRFYKIFWNNLKHFTADMNSLVAIGTGAAYLFSLIITLFPEIFSHVNHNYHVYFDTTAVIITLILLGRWLESRAKSKTGSAIKKLIELQPKTAIVKENSKEIEKRLEDLKIGDIIVIKPGSKIPADGIITSGSSAVNEAMITGESLPVEKFIGAKVTGGTINISGYFEFEITMIGKNSVLGQIIKLVEEAQGSKAPIQNLADKVAAIFVPVVVLIAILTFIVWIFIKPDDISVALMNFVAVLIIACPCALGLATPTALIVGMGKAAQNGILFKNGEALEELHRSDTIIFDKTGTITEGILSVQNIFVNDINETDFLSLLTSLESKSEHPIAKAIMEFAKEKNISVQSLNDFENKPGKGIKARIEDKVVLAGNESFMNEYKVDMSVLKTELKNDSIKNSSLVILAVDGKIKGFLSVVDSLKHNSLEIINQIKQMNIEPFLLSGDNENVTKFIASVTGIEKYAAGVLPENKSNKVKSLQDEGKKVIMVGDGINDAPALVQSNVGIAIGNGTDVAIESAEVVLLKGDLNGVVKSIKLSKQTIAVIKQNLFWAFVYNVIGIPLAFLGILNPMFAALAMSLSSVSVISNSLRLKKAKL; translated from the coding sequence ATGATTAAAACAGAAAAAATATCCTTACCAGTTGATGGAATGACCTGTGCAAGTTGTGTTGCACGCGTTGAAAAAACGGTTAAAAAGTTTGAAGGCGTTAGTAACGTTACTGTAAATCTTGCTACAGAAAAGGTTACGCTTGATTTTGATCCGGCAATTGTGGATTTAAACAAAATTGCTGAAACTGTTGAAGATATTGGTTACAAGTTAGATTTATCTGCTTTGCAAAAAAATGAATCATCAAAACAAGAATTAAATAATTATGTTGATTCACATCTAAAAGAGTTGAGAAGCGAATTGATATTTGCAATCGTGCTCACAATTCCGATTGCAATAATAAATATGGGAATGATGTGGGAAGGATTTTTTCTAAACAACTTTTTAACTGTTGGACAAATTAATAAATTACTTTTGATATTAACAACTCCAGTAATTTTTATTTCTGGGAAAAGATTTTATAAAATATTTTGGAATAATCTAAAACACTTTACTGCAGATATGAACTCTTTGGTGGCGATTGGAACCGGAGCAGCTTATCTATTTAGTTTGATAATTACACTATTCCCTGAAATTTTTTCACACGTCAATCACAACTACCACGTTTACTTTGATACTACTGCGGTTATTATTACTCTTATTCTTTTGGGCAGATGGTTAGAATCAAGAGCAAAATCTAAAACTGGATCTGCAATAAAAAAATTGATTGAACTACAACCAAAAACTGCGATAGTAAAAGAAAATAGTAAAGAGATTGAGAAAAGATTAGAAGACCTGAAAATTGGAGATATAATTGTAATAAAACCTGGTAGTAAAATTCCTGCTGATGGTATTATTACTTCCGGTTCTTCGGCAGTTAACGAAGCAATGATTACAGGAGAAAGTTTACCTGTTGAAAAGTTTATTGGGGCTAAAGTTACTGGCGGAACAATTAACATAAGTGGCTATTTTGAGTTTGAGATAACCATGATTGGAAAAAATTCTGTTCTGGGTCAAATAATAAAATTAGTTGAAGAGGCTCAAGGTTCTAAAGCACCAATCCAAAATCTTGCGGATAAAGTTGCAGCTATTTTTGTACCTGTAGTTGTGCTTATTGCGATTCTAACTTTTATTGTTTGGATATTTATTAAACCGGATGATATAAGTGTTGCACTTATGAATTTTGTTGCCGTTTTGATTATCGCCTGCCCTTGCGCACTTGGTTTAGCTACACCAACTGCTTTGATTGTTGGAATGGGAAAAGCTGCACAAAATGGAATTCTTTTTAAAAATGGCGAAGCACTGGAAGAACTTCATCGTTCAGATACCATTATTTTTGATAAAACCGGGACAATTACCGAAGGAATACTTTCTGTTCAAAATATTTTTGTTAATGATATAAATGAAACAGATTTTCTGTCATTGTTAACATCGTTGGAAAGTAAATCTGAGCATCCGATTGCAAAAGCAATAATGGAATTTGCCAAAGAAAAAAATATCTCGGTACAATCACTTAATGATTTTGAAAATAAACCGGGGAAAGGAATAAAAGCTAGAATTGAAGATAAAGTTGTTTTAGCCGGTAATGAATCTTTTATGAATGAATATAAAGTCGATATGAGCGTTTTAAAAACAGAATTAAAAAATGATTCAATTAAAAATTCATCACTAGTTATTCTTGCAGTTGATGGAAAGATTAAAGGATTTTTAAGTGTAGTTGATTCATTAAAACATAATTCTCTCGAAATTATAAATCAAATTAAGCAGATGAATATCGAACCTTTTTTACTTTCAGGAGATAATGAAAATGTTACCAAGTTTATCGCTTCAGTTACCGGAATTGAAAAATATGCTGCTGGTGTTTTACCGGAAAACAAATCAAATAAAGTAAAATCTTTACAGGATGAAGGGAAAAAAGTTATAATGGTTGGCGATGGAATAAATGATGCGCCAGCGCTTGTTCAAAGTAATGTTGGAATTGCAATTGGCAATGGTACCGATGTTGCCATCGAGAGTGCAGAAGTTGTTTTGTTAAAAGGCGATTTGAATGGAGTAGTTAAATCAATAAAACTTTCAAAACAAACTATTGCGGTAATAAAACAAAATCTGTTTTGGGCATTTGTTTATAATGTGATTGGGATTCCACTTGCGTTTTTAGGAATATTAAATCCAATGTTTGCAGCACTTGCCATGTCATTAAGTTCTGTTTCTGTTATCAGTAACTCATTAAGACTTAAAAAAGCTAAATTATAA
- a CDS encoding guanosine monophosphate reductase yields the protein MKVYSKTELNNYNQSLTYDDISLIPTQVSRIKSRTEASTNSSFLGLKLNVPVISSPMDSVTGIEMAKELSSAGSLGIVNRFDSSLDAVLNAKNGKGIKAVSIALNTDLKTIEKIATKKYIICIDTANANNKEVLKKTELIKKKFDVKIIVGNIAHGGTLDQLENAGADAVRVGIGGGSVCTTSIQTGIGIGQVSSLLNIYFARNQKKLKIKIIADGGIKSPGDVAKAIALGADIVMLGRMLSGTRETPGEVIKYNGQLWKKYRGSASFGVKMRNEFIEGEETMVAYKGAVKNVIDGISDGLKSSMSYMNCFNLEELRKTEAFAILSNSSYLERLPRI from the coding sequence ATGAAAGTCTATTCAAAAACAGAGTTAAATAATTACAATCAATCATTAACTTATGATGACATTAGTTTAATACCCACACAGGTTTCAAGAATTAAATCGCGAACCGAAGCATCAACCAACAGTTCTTTTCTTGGATTAAAATTAAATGTTCCTGTTATTTCAAGTCCAATGGATTCTGTAACCGGAATTGAAATGGCAAAAGAATTATCTAGTGCCGGAAGTCTTGGAATTGTAAATCGTTTTGACTCTTCACTTGATGCGGTATTAAATGCTAAAAATGGAAAGGGAATTAAAGCAGTATCTATTGCTCTAAACACTGATTTGAAAACGATTGAAAAAATTGCTACAAAAAAATACATTATTTGTATTGATACAGCTAATGCCAATAATAAAGAAGTTCTTAAAAAAACCGAACTGATTAAGAAAAAATTTGATGTTAAAATAATTGTTGGCAACATTGCACATGGTGGAACTTTAGATCAGCTTGAAAACGCTGGTGCAGATGCAGTTCGTGTTGGTATTGGAGGCGGAAGTGTTTGTACCACTTCTATTCAAACCGGAATTGGAATAGGTCAGGTTTCATCTTTACTTAATATTTATTTTGCAAGAAATCAAAAAAAGTTAAAAATAAAGATTATTGCTGATGGCGGTATTAAAAGCCCCGGCGATGTGGCAAAAGCAATTGCTCTTGGTGCGGATATAGTTATGCTTGGCAGAATGTTGTCTGGAACAAGAGAAACTCCCGGTGAAGTAATAAAATATAACGGGCAATTGTGGAAAAAGTATCGTGGCTCTGCTTCGTTTGGAGTAAAAATGCGCAATGAATTTATTGAAGGCGAAGAAACTATGGTTGCTTACAAAGGTGCGGTAAAAAATGTTATCGATGGAATTTCCGATGGTTTAAAAAGCTCTATGAGCTATATGAATTGTTTTAATCTAGAGGAACTTAGAAAAACAGAAGCATTTGCAATTCTTAGTAATAGTTCCTACTTAGAACGCTTACCAAGAATTTAA
- a CDS encoding SLC13/DASS family transporter has product MERLQKVGFTLGLVSFVLILIFFNPTPENPNVGKVAAVAILMAIWWITEAVPLAATSLVPLVFFPVFGVLSGSDISASYINSVIFLFIGGFMLAIAMENWGLHKRIALKIISIFGGTANSILFGFMLSAAFLSMWISNTATAVMMLPIALAVITKIENEFGKEETKKFSKSILLGIAYSCSIGGIATLIGTPPNLALLRIHKIAFPNAPEISFGNWMLLGLPITIILLIITVLFLSKVFFKSNKKINISKDFIRNEYNSLGKFSYSEKVIAIVFGITSLLWIFRTDLNLGFIKITGWSSVFSTPEFIDDGTIAITMAFLLFLFPSKDEKQKTILGANVFEQIPWGIILLFGGGFALATAFSSSGLSEYIGNNLRGLSNIPTFVLILIICVIINFLTELTSNTATTQMILPILASVSVAIGLNPLLLMIAATLSASMAFMMPVGTPPNTIVFASKRLRISDMAKTGFVLNILSVIIISVFVYFIGTILFDLHTFPNWAK; this is encoded by the coding sequence ATGGAACGATTACAAAAAGTTGGATTTACACTTGGATTAGTTTCCTTCGTATTAATTTTGATTTTTTTTAATCCAACTCCGGAAAACCCAAACGTTGGAAAAGTTGCTGCAGTTGCAATTCTTATGGCAATTTGGTGGATTACCGAAGCTGTACCTTTAGCTGCAACATCATTAGTCCCGTTAGTATTCTTTCCAGTTTTTGGTGTGCTTTCCGGGTCGGATATCTCTGCCTCATACATAAACTCAGTCATCTTTTTGTTCATTGGCGGATTTATGCTTGCAATCGCAATGGAAAATTGGGGCTTACACAAACGAATAGCATTAAAAATCATTTCAATCTTTGGCGGAACAGCAAACTCAATTTTATTTGGATTTATGTTATCCGCCGCATTTCTTTCTATGTGGATATCAAACACAGCAACCGCTGTTATGATGTTACCTATAGCACTTGCCGTAATAACTAAAATAGAAAATGAATTTGGAAAAGAAGAAACTAAAAAGTTTTCAAAATCTATTCTACTTGGAATTGCATATTCGTGCTCTATCGGAGGAATTGCAACTTTGATTGGAACTCCACCAAACCTTGCTTTGTTGAGAATTCATAAAATTGCATTTCCAAATGCTCCAGAAATATCATTTGGAAATTGGATGCTGTTGGGTCTTCCAATCACAATAATTCTTTTAATAATTACCGTGCTATTTTTATCGAAAGTATTTTTTAAATCAAACAAAAAAATAAATATCAGTAAAGATTTTATTAGAAATGAATATAATTCACTTGGAAAATTTTCTTACTCCGAAAAAGTTATTGCAATAGTTTTTGGAATAACATCTTTACTCTGGATTTTTAGAACTGACTTAAATCTTGGATTTATAAAAATTACTGGTTGGTCCTCAGTATTTTCAACACCGGAATTTATTGATGATGGAACAATAGCAATAACAATGGCGTTTTTACTATTTCTTTTTCCGTCCAAAGATGAAAAACAAAAAACAATTCTTGGGGCAAATGTATTTGAGCAAATACCTTGGGGAATAATTTTATTGTTTGGCGGTGGATTTGCACTTGCAACTGCTTTTAGTTCAAGCGGGTTATCAGAATATATTGGGAATAATTTACGTGGATTATCAAACATCCCCACTTTTGTATTAATACTAATTATTTGTGTAATAATTAATTTTCTCACAGAGCTTACATCAAACACCGCAACAACTCAAATGATACTTCCAATTCTTGCTTCAGTTTCTGTTGCGATAGGATTAAATCCATTACTTTTAATGATAGCCGCAACACTTTCTGCATCTATGGCATTTATGATGCCTGTGGGAACTCCGCCAAATACAATTGTTTTTGCAAGTAAACGATTGAGAATCTCAGATATGGCAAAAACCGGATTTGTGCTTAACATTTTAAGCGTAATCATAATTTCGGTTTTCGTTTATTTTATTGGTACAATTTTGTTTGATTTACATACTTTTCCAAACTGGGCGAAGTAA
- a CDS encoding integration host factor subunit beta → MTKADIVDKVAAGTGLTKLETEAIIEGFFSTVIEALKDGNGIEIRGFGSYKVKKKNARNARNPKTGEKVFVDEHYVPTFKFSKEFKDIVNAGMSEKKKG, encoded by the coding sequence ATGACGAAGGCTGATATTGTAGATAAAGTTGCAGCAGGAACAGGGCTAACAAAGCTTGAAACCGAAGCAATTATTGAAGGTTTTTTTTCTACCGTTATTGAAGCACTTAAAGATGGAAACGGAATTGAAATTCGTGGTTTTGGCAGTTATAAAGTAAAAAAGAAAAATGCTCGTAATGCACGCAATCCTAAAACTGGAGAAAAAGTTTTTGTGGATGAACATTATGTTCCTACATTTAAGTTTTCAAAAGAGTTTAAAGATATTGTAAATGCTGGAATGAGTGAAAAGAAGAAAGGTTAA